One genomic region from Rosa rugosa chromosome 1, drRosRugo1.1, whole genome shotgun sequence encodes:
- the LOC133746516 gene encoding eIF-2-alpha kinase GCN2-like — protein MSNDMISFSLVILKQLPSFFLSHFTEHRLLVSFQASGGCATAVHCTNNFDEHNYAIKKISIGEVFVDDPNSQTSYQPCMSDKAFFVLVQSWTESKYCGLVDEGRDMGLVEINNSCLYIQLELCDRALKTKLVLGEDCKENWMTREDCGKTFRDVVHGLEYIHGKSIMHGDISTANILYRDGVAKITDFGLGKEDDKDDLATYSAYHTPERMNDDARAKPDCKADIFSLGIILFEMLQPFTTYVKDLIAKFHFEYEIFNCFEYLKM, from the exons ATGAGTAATGACATGATTTCGTTCTCTCTTGTAATTCTGAAGCAGCTGCCCTCATTCTTCTTGTCACATTTCACGGAACACAGACTACTTG TATCCTTTCAAGCATCAGGAGGATGTGCAACTGCAGTCCACTGCACAAACAACTTTGATGAACACAACTATGCCATCAAGAAGATTTCTATTGGTGAAGTGTTTGTAGATGACCCTAACTCACAAACTAGCTACCAGCCATGCATGTCTGATAAG GCATTCTTTGTTTTGGTTCAGTCCTGGACTGAAAGCAAATACTGTGGTTTGGTTGATGAAGGTCGAGACATGGGTCTAGTAGAAATAAACAATTCATGCTTGTACATCCAACTGGAACTGTGTGACAG AGCATTGAAAACAAAACTAGTGCTAGGTGAAGACTGCAAGGAAAACTGGATGACCAGAGAGGACTGTGGAAAGACTTTTCGAGATGTTGTGCATGGTCTGGAATATATCCATGGTAAAAGTATAATGCATGGAGACATTTCCACAGCCAATATCCTTTACCGTGATGGTGTAGCCAAAATCACTGATTTTGGACTAG GTAAAGAAGATGACAAAGATGACTTGGCAACATATTCAGCTTACCATACACCTGAGAGGATGAATGACGATGCAAGGGCAAAGCCAGATTGCAAGGCAGACATCTTCAGCCTAGGGATTATACTGTTTGAGATGCTCCAACCTTTCACAACATATGTAAAAGATTTAATTGCTAAGTTCCATTTCGAGTACGAAATCTTTAATTGCTTCGAATATCTCAAAATgtaa